Proteins from one Chroicocephalus ridibundus chromosome 16, bChrRid1.1, whole genome shotgun sequence genomic window:
- the P3H1 gene encoding prolyl 3-hydroxylase 1, with product MALPALLPLLLLLAATAPGPGMGTGMAPEPGPEPGPVPADPPLPAQPPDALFAAGAEAYSRGDWPAVVLQMERALRARAAVRSRLVRCRLRCANATAGPAEGTEPQTEPVLRDLLFFRGLLRRAACLRGCGPAAPSRYRLGDELDREFSKRSPYNYLQVAYFKMNRPAQAAAAAHTFFVANPGHQEMRQNLEYYQAMAGVREDDFTDLEAKPHLTEFRLGVRFYSEEQPAAAILHLEKALEEYFVADAECRALCEGPYDYEGYNYLEYNADLFQAITDHYMQVLSCKQGCVTELASQPGREKPVEDFLPSHFNYLQFAYYNNGNYEKAIECTKTYLLFFPNDEVMNQNLAYYTAVLGENLAGPIQPREEIQAYRQRSLMEKELLFFSYDVFGIPFVDPDTWTPEEVIPKRLREKQKVERETAARISEEIGNLMKEIETLVEEKAKESADMSKFIREGGPLVYEGASVTMNSKALNGSQRVVVDGVLSAEECRELQRLTNAAASAGDGYRGKTSPHTPSETFYGVTVLKALKLGQEGKVPLQSAYLYYNVTEKVRHMMESYFRLEVPLHFSYSHLVCRTAIDEKQEGRSDNSHEVHVDNCILNAEALVCVKEPPAYTFRDYSAILYLNGDFEGGAFYFTELDAKTETAEVQPQCGRAVGFSSGSENPHGVKAVTKGQRCAIALWFTLDPRHSERERVQADDLVKMLFGTEEGDLLRETEQEPPAAVAVGKDEL from the exons ATGGCGCTGCccgcgctgctgccgctgctgctgctgctggcggccaCGGCACCGGGACCGGGAATGGGAACGGGAATGGCACCGGAACCGGGACCGGAACCGGGGCCGGTACCGGCCGACCCCCCGCTGCCGGCCCAGCCCCCGGACGCTCTGTTCGCCGCCGGCGCCGAGGCGTACTCGCGGGGCGACTGGCCCGCCGTGGTGCTGCAGATGGAGCGGGCGCTACGGGCCCGGGCGGCCGTGCGTTCCCGGTTGGTGCGGTGCCGCCTGCGCTGCGCCAACGCCACGGCGGGACCAGCGGAAGGCACCGAGCCCCAGACCGAACCGGTGCTCCGCGACCTGCTCTTTTTCCGGGGGCTCCTCCGCCGCGCCGCCTGCCTGCGGGGCTGCGGGCCCGCCGCGCCCTCCCGGTACCGGCTGGGCGACGAGCTGGACCGCGAGTTCAGCAAGCGCAGCCCCTACAACTACCTCCAGGTCGCCTATTTCAAG ATGAACCGGCcggcgcaggcggcggcggcagcgcacACCTTCTTCGTGGCCAACCCCGGGCACCAGGAGATGAGGCAGAACCTGGAGTACTACCAAGCCATGGCGGGCGTCCGCGAGGATGACTTCACCGACCTGGAGGCCAAACCCCacctg ACCGAGTTCCGTCTCGGTGTCCGGTTTTACTCGGAGGAGCAGCCGGCTGCCGCCAtcctgcacctggagaaggcGCTGGAGGAGTATTTTGTGGCGGATGCCGAGTGCCGCGCGCTCTGCGAGGGACCCTACGACTATGAGGGCTACAACTACCTGGAGTACAATGCGGACCTTTTCCAGGCCATCACAG ATCACTACATGCAGGTGCTGAGCTGCAAGCAGGGCTGCGTTACGGAGCTGGCCTCGCAGCCTGGCCGGGAGAAGCCCGTGGAGGATTTCCTGCCCTCGCACTTCAACTACCTGCAGTTTGCCTACTACAACA ATGGGAATTACGAAAAAGCCATCGAATGCACCAAAACCTATTTGCTCTTCTTCCCAAACGATGAGGTGATGAACCAGAATTTGGCCTATTACACCGCCGTCCTGGGGGAAAACCTGGCAGGACCCATCCAACCCCGAGAG GAGATCCAGGCGTACCGCCAGCGAAGCCTGATGGAGAAGGAGCTGCTCTTCTTCAGCTACGACGTCTTCGGCATCCCCTTCGTGGACCCG GACACATGGACACCCGAAGAGGTGATACCAAAAAGACTGCGAGAGAAACAAAA GGTGGAGCGGGAGACAGCAGCACGCATCTCAGAGGAGATCGGCAACCTCATGAAGGAGATCGAGACGCTGGTGGAGGAGAAGGCTAAGGAGTCTGCCGATATGAGCAAGTTCATCCGAGAAG GTGGCCCCTTGGTGTACGAAGGAGCCAGTGTCACCATGAACTCCAAAGCTCTGAATGGCTCCCAGCGCGTCGTGGTGGATGGGGTCCTTTCCGCCGAGGAGTGCCGGGAGCTGCAGAGACTGACCAAC gcagctgcctcgGCCGGGGATGGCTATCGTGGGAAGACATCTCCTCACACCCCCAGCGAGACCTTCTACGGCGTGACCGTCCTCAAGGCCCTCAAG CTGGGCCAGGAGGGCAAGGTGCCCCTGCAGAGCGCCTACCTCTACTACAACGTGACGGAGAAGGTGCGGCACATGATGGAGTCCTACTTCCGCCTGGAGGTCCCGCTCCACTTCTCCTACTCCCACCTGGTGTGCCGCACAGCCATCGATG AGAAGCAAGAAGGCCGGAGTGATAACAGCCATGAGGTGCATGTGGACAACTGCATCCTCAATGCGGAGGCTCTCGTGTGCGTGAAGGAACCTCCAGCCTACACCTTCCGGGATTACAG TGCCATCCTCTACCTCAACGGAGACTTCGAAGGAGGAGCGTTCTACTTCACTGAGCTGGATGCCAAGACCGAGACC GCGGAGGTTCAGCCGCAGTGTGGTCGTGCCGTGGGCTTCTCCTCCGGCTCGGAGAACCCCCACGGGGTGAAAGCCGTGACCAAGGGCCAGCGCTGCGCCATCGCCCTCTGGTTCACCCTGGACCCTCGACACAGCGAGCGG GAGCGTGTGCAGGCGGATGATCTGGTGAAGATGCTTTTTGGCACGGAAGAGGGGGATTTGCTGCGGGAGACGGAGCAGGAGCCACCAGCTGCCGTCGCGGTGGGGAAGGACGAGCTCTGA
- the C16H1orf50 gene encoding uncharacterized protein C1orf50 homolog, with translation MAAAGGAEPGGVGGGADLALVEGSVGRAARVGDPGDLVALARQVQQADDFIRANACNKLTVIAEQIRYLQEQARKVLDEANRDADLHHVACNLVKKPGNIYYMYRRESGQRYFSILSPKEWGTCPHEFLGAYKLQHDMSWTPFEDIERRDAEINILDKLLSRQAALPPCTEPNFQGLTK, from the exons atggcggcggcgggtggcgcggagcccggcggcgTCGGCGGCGGCGCGGACCTGGCCCTGGTGGAGGGCAGTGTAGGCCGCGCCGCCCGCGTCGGGGACCCCGGGGACCTGGTGGCCCTGGCCCGGCAGGTGCAGCAG GCGGACGACTTCATCCGAGCGAATGCCTGCAATAAATTGACCGTCATCGCTGAGCAGATCCGGTACTTGCAGGAGCAGGCTCGGAAG GTCTTGGATGAAGCTAACAGAGATGCTGATCTGCACCACGTGGCCTGCAACCTTGTGAAGAAGCCAGGAAACATTTACTACATGTACAGGCGGGAGAGCGGACAGCGATACTTCTCTATCCTCTCTCCTAAG gaATGGGGGACCTGTCCCCACGAATTTCTTGGTGCCTATAAGCTCCAGCATGACATGTCCTGGACTCCGTTTGAGGACATTGAGAGACGAGATGCTGAAATAAACATCCTGGATAAGCTGCTGAGCCGGCAGGCAGCGCTGCCACCGTGTACCGAGCCCAACTTCCAGGGCCTGACCAAGTGA
- the CLDN19 gene encoding claudin-19 — protein sequence MGGGARELAGYLAALGGWVAALAAAVLPQWRQSSYAGDAIITAVGLHEGLWMSCAAQSTGQVQCRLHDSLLSLDVHIQTSRALMVISLLLGFFGIIVSVVGMKCTKVGEEDPVTKSRIAVAGGVLFILSGLCTLAAVSLYATQVTYEFFRESTVPVNARYEFGSALFIGWGAASLTVLGGSLLCCSCPHKERRGQQYYRQSQPSTAREPPVKMSSSPARGEQRL from the exons atGGGCGGCGGGGCTCGGGAGCTGGCCGGGTACCTGGCGGCCTTGGGCGGGTGGgtggcggcgctggcggccgccgTGCTGCCGCAGTGGAGGCAGAGCTCGTACGCCGGGGACGCCATCATCACGGCCGTGGGGCTCCACGAAGGGCTGTGGATGAGCTGCGCCGCCCAGAGCACCGGGCAGGTCCAGTGCCGCCTCCACGACTCGCTCCTCTCCCTCGACG TTCACATCCAGACCTCCCGGGCTCTCATGGTCATTTCTCTCCTCCTGGGCTTTTTCGGCATCATCGTGAGCGTGGTGGGCATGAAATGCACTAAAGTCGGTGAAGAGGATCCCGTGACCAAGAGCCGCATCGCTGTTGCCGGTGGTGTCCTCTTCATCCTCTCCG GTCTGTGCACGTTGGCCGCCGTGTCCTTGTACGCAACGCAGGTGACCTACGAGTTCTTCAGAGAGAGCACCGTCCCCGTCAACGCCAG GTATGAATTCGGCTCGGCTCTCTTCATCGGCTGGGGGGCCGCCAGCCTCAccgtgctgggggggtccctcctgtgctgctcctgcccccacAAGGAGCGGCGAGGACAGCAGTACTACCGGCAGTCGCAGCCTTCCACGGCTCGGGA ACCCCCTGTAAAAATGTCTTCTTCACCCGCCAGGGGAGAGCAGCGCTTATAG